One Echinicola strongylocentroti DNA window includes the following coding sequences:
- a CDS encoding cupin domain-containing protein has protein sequence MKIEKNASKEAIFKQIKDWLDFNGYEVAAEDRERPWGGFFVIDESQIAKFRTQFFASVEFSEEQLQQKLSPKILIVGPEKRLSWQYHHRRAEIWKLVGGEGGIVTSPTDEEGELQPLVLGEVVELAKGERHRLVGMDNWGVVAEIWMHTDPSNPSNEEDIVRVQDDFQRK, from the coding sequence ATGAAGATAGAAAAGAACGCTTCGAAGGAAGCCATTTTTAAGCAGATCAAAGACTGGTTGGATTTTAACGGATATGAAGTAGCCGCAGAGGATAGAGAAAGGCCTTGGGGCGGTTTTTTTGTGATTGATGAAAGCCAGATTGCCAAATTCAGGACACAGTTTTTTGCCAGCGTGGAGTTTTCAGAAGAGCAGCTACAGCAAAAGCTAAGTCCAAAGATCTTGATTGTAGGACCAGAAAAGCGCCTTTCTTGGCAATATCACCACAGAAGAGCCGAGATATGGAAATTGGTAGGCGGAGAAGGCGGCATCGTGACCAGCCCGACGGACGAAGAAGGGGAGTTGCAGCCGTTGGTATTGGGAGAAGTGGTAGAACTTGCCAAAGGCGAAAGACACCGCTTGGTAGGCATGGACAATTGGGGCGTAGTGGCCGAAATCTGGATGCACACCGACCCGTCCAACCCATCCAATGAAGAAGACATCGTCCGCGTACAGGATGACTTCCAGCGGAAGTAA
- a CDS encoding GH92 family glycosyl hydrolase: MKKILLTSLMGIMAWSIQAQEDLSQYVDPMIGTAKMGHTYPGATVPFGSVQLSPDTDTIPYEVNGRYNPEVYRYCAGYQYDDATIVGFSHTHFSGTGHSDLGDFLMMPTSGPLQLNPGTEADPDSGYRSRFSHDRENASPAYYQVELDDYGINAELTATTRVGVHRYTFSGGEDAHVILDLMSGIYNYEDKNVWTFMRVENDTLVTGFRETTGWARTRKVFFALSFDKPIAHYGNQKYDDKQAYRGFWGRFNESENFPEIAGRKIRAYFDFDLEDGDELIAKLAISPVSTEGAIKNMQEETPGWDFDAIHQAGVDSWNKELNKVQVNTIRDTDKVNFYTAMYHAFLGPTVYGDVDGKYRGLDMNIHEAEGFTNYTSFSLWDTYRALHPLFNVLQPARNRDMVKSMLAHFDQSVHPMLPIWSHYANENWCMIGYHSASVIADAVVKGTVTSDLDHALNASVTTAKTAYFDGIGAYMERGYVPEDVSGASVSKTLEYAYDDWAIAQMATKIGREDIAGEFAERAGNYKNVFDHQSGFMRPKLKNGNWKQGFDPLDTHGQGFIEGNAWNYSLYVPHAPKEMIGMMGGDTRFVEHLDSLFSMDLPDRYFANTEDISREGIIGNYVHGNEPSHHVVYLYNWTDQAWKSQDKIRMILRAMYQTGADGLGGNDDFGQMSAWYLFSALGFYPVAPGSVDYALGSPLVEEATINLENGNTFTVEAQNQSEENVYVSKVLLNGEVLSEPFIQHADIIKGGKLTFIMKRRPNKKIFSKD, translated from the coding sequence ATGAAAAAAATACTATTAACAAGTCTTATGGGCATCATGGCTTGGAGCATCCAAGCGCAAGAAGACCTTAGCCAATACGTGGATCCCATGATCGGAACGGCCAAAATGGGGCATACTTATCCAGGGGCGACGGTGCCGTTTGGCAGTGTACAGCTGAGTCCTGATACAGATACGATTCCTTACGAAGTAAATGGGCGATACAATCCAGAAGTATATCGCTATTGTGCCGGCTACCAGTATGATGATGCCACGATTGTTGGCTTTAGCCATACCCATTTTAGTGGGACAGGGCACTCTGACTTGGGCGATTTTTTGATGATGCCTACCAGTGGGCCTTTACAGCTTAATCCCGGTACAGAAGCTGATCCTGACTCGGGATATCGTTCGAGGTTTTCCCATGATCGTGAGAATGCTTCCCCGGCCTATTATCAAGTGGAGCTGGACGATTATGGTATCAACGCAGAACTCACCGCCACCACAAGGGTAGGGGTGCATCGGTATACCTTTTCTGGAGGCGAAGATGCCCATGTGATCTTGGACCTGATGTCTGGAATTTACAATTATGAAGATAAGAATGTCTGGACTTTTATGCGGGTCGAGAATGATACGCTGGTTACCGGATTTCGTGAGACCACAGGTTGGGCAAGGACCAGGAAAGTGTTTTTTGCGCTCTCCTTTGACAAGCCAATTGCCCATTATGGCAATCAAAAATATGATGATAAGCAGGCCTATCGAGGTTTTTGGGGGCGATTTAACGAATCAGAGAATTTTCCCGAAATCGCAGGAAGGAAGATCAGGGCATATTTTGATTTTGACCTAGAGGACGGTGATGAGCTGATCGCCAAGTTGGCCATTTCACCCGTGAGTACGGAAGGAGCCATCAAAAACATGCAGGAAGAGACCCCCGGGTGGGACTTCGATGCCATTCATCAAGCAGGTGTCGACAGCTGGAACAAAGAACTGAACAAGGTGCAGGTAAACACCATCCGGGACACAGATAAGGTAAATTTCTACACGGCGATGTACCATGCCTTTTTGGGGCCAACGGTCTATGGTGATGTGGACGGAAAATACCGCGGCTTGGACATGAATATACACGAGGCCGAAGGTTTTACCAATTATACCAGTTTTTCTCTCTGGGATACCTACCGGGCCTTGCATCCGCTGTTTAACGTGCTGCAGCCAGCTAGAAACCGTGATATGGTAAAATCGATGTTGGCGCATTTTGACCAAAGTGTCCATCCGATGTTGCCGATCTGGTCACATTATGCCAATGAAAACTGGTGCATGATCGGCTATCACAGTGCCTCGGTCATTGCCGATGCGGTGGTCAAAGGAACGGTGACTTCCGACCTGGACCATGCCCTTAATGCTTCCGTCACCACGGCTAAGACCGCTTATTTTGATGGGATCGGTGCTTATATGGAGAGGGGCTATGTGCCCGAGGACGTGAGTGGAGCTTCAGTGTCCAAAACGCTGGAATATGCCTATGACGATTGGGCCATCGCCCAGATGGCTACGAAAATAGGAAGAGAAGATATTGCCGGGGAATTTGCCGAACGTGCAGGGAACTATAAAAATGTATTTGATCACCAATCAGGTTTTATGCGTCCCAAGCTAAAGAACGGGAACTGGAAGCAAGGTTTCGATCCGCTGGATACCCACGGTCAGGGATTTATCGAAGGCAATGCCTGGAACTACAGCTTGTATGTACCCCATGCACCAAAGGAAATGATCGGTATGATGGGAGGGGATACGCGGTTTGTGGAGCATTTGGATTCCCTTTTCAGTATGGATTTGCCTGACAGGTATTTTGCCAATACCGAGGACATTTCCCGGGAGGGCATTATCGGAAATTACGTGCACGGTAACGAGCCGTCACACCATGTAGTGTACCTTTACAATTGGACGGATCAGGCTTGGAAGTCCCAGGACAAAATTCGGATGATCCTGAGAGCCATGTACCAAACCGGTGCCGATGGGCTTGGAGGAAACGATGACTTCGGCCAGATGAGTGCATGGTACCTGTTCAGCGCATTGGGCTTTTATCCCGTAGCGCCTGGATCGGTGGATTATGCCTTGGGAAGTCCTCTCGTGGAAGAGGCGACGATTAACCTGGAAAATGGCAATACATTTACCGTAGAAGCCCAAAATCAATCGGAGGAAAATGTGTATGTGAGCAAAGTGCTCCTCAATGGGGAAGTGCTGAGCGAGCCGTTTATTCAGCATGCAGATATCATAAAAGGGGGCAAATTGACATTTATTATGAAAAGAAGGCCGAATAAAAAGATTTTTTCCAAGGATTAA
- a CDS encoding CBS domain-containing protein produces the protein MTNSEKYLDIYNKIDNYLKKSDNYDSYVNFSQKVKNTKNKVAQRYKDELLSFGELRNAIVHNPKIGNKAIAEPHDTTVSQISELFDKISNPKKVIPEFQFQVLGAKKNEFINEILVEMKKHSFSQFPVFDDNENVCELINNNTISRWLSSQLDEDGTIIIENVKVADLISEIEFKENYEFVSRNTSIYEAYDLFINQINKKQRNLDVIFITHSGEIDEKLLGLITIEDIANLV, from the coding sequence ATGACGAATTCAGAAAAATATTTAGACATTTATAACAAAATTGATAATTATCTGAAAAAATCGGATAATTACGATTCGTATGTGAATTTTTCGCAAAAAGTCAAAAACACAAAAAATAAAGTGGCTCAAAGATATAAGGATGAACTTTTATCTTTTGGAGAATTAAGAAATGCCATAGTACATAATCCTAAAATTGGTAACAAAGCAATTGCTGAACCGCACGATACGACCGTTTCCCAAATTTCGGAACTTTTTGACAAGATAAGCAATCCGAAAAAAGTAATACCTGAATTTCAATTTCAAGTTTTAGGAGCAAAGAAAAATGAATTTATAAACGAAATCCTTGTGGAAATGAAAAAGCATTCATTTTCTCAATTTCCTGTTTTTGACGACAACGAAAATGTTTGTGAATTAATAAATAACAACACAATTTCTCGTTGGCTATCATCTCAATTGGATGAAGACGGTACAATAATAATTGAAAATGTCAAAGTAGCTGATTTAATATCGGAAATAGAGTTCAAAGAAAATTATGAATTCGTTTCTCGAAATACATCAATCTATGAGGCTTACGATTTGTTTATAAATCAAATCAACAAGAAACAACGGAATTTAGATGTTATATTTATAACACATTCTGGGGAAATAGATGAGAAATTATTGGGACTAATAACTATAGAAGATATTGCAAACTTGGTATAG
- a CDS encoding ROK family protein, which translates to MNKRNVVGVDIGGSHITAGLVDLDTNVLDEASLVRREVDSSGSAVSIIDEWKRAIEAIPGYSLQHLKVGIAMPGPFDYPNGISLIEQQGKYTSLYGLEVKKVLAEALGCDSESIHFENDAACFLQGEVASGAARSFDHAIGLTLGTGLGSSRYHGEFAEDAALWCSPFQGSIVEDYVSTRWFVEAYRKQTGKAIAEVRELTLEEENKAYAAGIFREFGENLARFLIGFIKKESPQVIVLGGNISKAEALFLPVVKEKLDRAGLATPIRITELGEQAALIGAACSWKVQKEDYK; encoded by the coding sequence ATGAACAAAAGAAATGTAGTAGGAGTAGATATCGGTGGGTCTCACATTACCGCAGGACTGGTGGACCTTGATACCAATGTGTTGGATGAGGCCTCTTTGGTAAGAAGGGAGGTGGATTCTTCCGGTAGCGCTGTCTCTATTATCGATGAATGGAAAAGGGCCATAGAAGCTATTCCGGGATATTCCCTGCAGCACCTTAAGGTTGGCATCGCCATGCCGGGGCCGTTTGATTACCCCAATGGGATATCACTGATCGAGCAGCAAGGGAAATACACCTCCTTGTATGGCTTGGAAGTGAAAAAGGTGCTTGCAGAAGCGCTAGGCTGTGATTCGGAAAGCATTCACTTCGAAAATGACGCTGCCTGTTTTCTTCAGGGAGAAGTGGCCAGTGGTGCCGCCCGATCATTTGACCATGCCATTGGCCTGACACTTGGGACGGGACTGGGAAGTTCACGGTATCATGGGGAATTTGCAGAAGATGCCGCTTTATGGTGCAGTCCATTCCAAGGGAGTATCGTGGAGGACTATGTCTCCACAAGATGGTTTGTGGAGGCTTATCGGAAGCAAACCGGTAAGGCAATAGCCGAAGTCAGAGAGCTGACTTTAGAGGAAGAAAACAAAGCATATGCAGCAGGTATTTTCAGGGAATTTGGTGAAAACCTAGCCCGATTTCTCATAGGCTTTATCAAAAAAGAATCCCCTCAGGTCATTGTACTTGGGGGGAATATTTCAAAAGCTGAAGCGCTTTTTTTGCCCGTTGTAAAGGAAAAGCTTGACCGTGCTGGCTTGGCTACGCCTATCAGAATTACCGAACTGGGAGAGCAAGCGGCGCTGATCGGCGCGGCATGTAGCTGGAAGGTCCAAAAGGAAGATTATAAGTAG
- a CDS encoding HNH endonuclease signature motif containing protein, translating to MVSLDDFEIEKRCVYKDEHYSVRDNGAILRHARNDKRQRKYDNIWTFGKPNNNGYMLIVSEVVHRIVAYAFLGKPPTAQHIVDHIDTNRQNNRPENLRWITKLENILLNPITLSRIVYKYGSIDNFLSNPCKPLDGELEQNFEWMRTVTMEESESTKNNLLNWAKQGKIPKGGQLGEWVFSNLGQQTDNRAQKNTLTESLTPSAVQKNWKTPSEFPFCSQNNTANPIHYYTENLKGGEIFSRDQYSNSIISDFAISEDEDTLWVMCESRNENAMKPWSLTQVTYENDLFVHTNLGSFFKKDGAEKQFTLAQGKEWTGGDTFDDYC from the coding sequence ATGGTTTCCTTAGACGATTTTGAAATAGAAAAACGTTGCGTTTATAAAGACGAACATTACTCTGTCAGGGATAATGGAGCTATACTACGTCACGCTCGGAATGACAAACGTCAACGCAAGTATGATAATATATGGACTTTTGGCAAACCGAACAATAATGGGTATATGTTGATAGTTTCTGAGGTCGTTCACAGAATTGTTGCTTACGCTTTCCTTGGAAAACCACCAACAGCACAACACATAGTTGACCACATAGACACAAACCGCCAAAATAATCGACCTGAAAACTTAAGATGGATAACGAAATTAGAAAACATCCTGCTTAACCCGATCACTCTATCAAGAATAGTTTATAAATATGGTAGCATTGACAATTTTCTTTCAAACCCTTGTAAACCGCTAGATGGCGAGCTAGAACAAAACTTTGAATGGATGAGAACTGTTACAATGGAAGAATCAGAGAGTACAAAGAATAATTTACTTAATTGGGCTAAACAGGGAAAAATTCCAAAAGGTGGTCAATTAGGCGAATGGGTGTTTTCAAATCTAGGACAACAAACAGATAATCGTGCTCAGAAAAACACTCTAACTGAATCACTAACACCAAGTGCTGTCCAAAAAAATTGGAAAACACCCTCTGAATTCCCCTTTTGCTCACAAAATAACACTGCCAATCCCATTCATTACTATACTGAAAACTTAAAAGGAGGAGAAATCTTTTCACGGGACCAATATTCAAACTCAATAATTTCTGATTTCGCAATATCTGAAGACGAAGATACTTTGTGGGTAATGTGTGAGAGTAGGAATGAGAACGCCATGAAACCTTGGTCTTTAACACAAGTGACCTATGAAAACGATTTGTTTGTTCATACAAATCTTGGGAGTTTTTTCAAGAAAGATGGTGCTGAAAAACAATTTACCCTTGCTCAAGGAAAAGAATGGACAGGTGGAGACACCTTTGATGATTACTGTTAA
- a CDS encoding sugar MFS transporter, with the protein MASVSVSKETEDHNVEFDSGQQYMGPLFLVTMLFFMWGFITCMNDILIPHLQQVFTLQNWQAMLIQTAFFGAYFFISLGYYLISITKGDPIGRIGYKNGIILGLVISAVGCLFFYPAASLVSFGFFLFALFVLASGITILQIAANPYVTILGKPSGASSRLNMTQAFNSLGTTIAPLIGGYLIFGTIGEVEISADSVKMPYVALAVTLLLIALIFKLFKLPEIGSQGVIISDSGALKHRHLFLGIGAIFAYVGGEVTVGSNLINFARLPEIAGLDEAEASHYLALFWGGAMVGRFFGAVALADFKKNLNRFLIIGGITAISYLTIHYVYGGEMALYALAFIALNILVIIIGQFIPNRTLWLFGITGIALLIIGILTAGQLALWSIVALGLFNSIMFPTIFSLAIKGLGKYTAQASSLLVMAIVGGAIVPLLQGLMADLTGSVQLSFIVPLACYLYIVFYGVKGYRVEES; encoded by the coding sequence ATGGCATCAGTTAGCGTTTCAAAAGAGACCGAAGATCACAACGTAGAATTCGATTCCGGTCAGCAATATATGGGGCCATTGTTTTTGGTCACCATGTTGTTTTTTATGTGGGGATTTATCACCTGCATGAACGATATTTTGATTCCCCATCTACAGCAAGTATTCACCTTGCAAAACTGGCAGGCCATGCTGATCCAGACGGCTTTTTTTGGGGCATACTTCTTTATTTCCCTTGGGTATTACTTGATTTCCATTACCAAGGGGGATCCGATTGGGAGGATAGGCTACAAGAACGGGATTATCCTTGGTTTGGTGATTTCCGCAGTGGGCTGTCTGTTTTTCTATCCAGCTGCCAGTCTGGTGAGTTTTGGGTTTTTCCTGTTTGCCTTGTTTGTGTTGGCTTCAGGGATTACCATTTTGCAGATCGCTGCCAATCCCTATGTGACCATTTTGGGGAAGCCTTCTGGTGCTTCCAGCCGATTGAACATGACACAGGCATTTAACTCATTGGGCACCACCATTGCTCCTTTGATCGGCGGTTACCTGATTTTTGGGACGATCGGGGAAGTGGAGATTAGCGCGGATTCGGTAAAAATGCCCTATGTGGCCTTGGCGGTTACCTTGTTGCTGATAGCCTTGATCTTTAAGCTGTTCAAGTTGCCCGAAATCGGCTCCCAAGGAGTAATTATCTCAGACAGTGGTGCCCTGAAACATCGGCACTTGTTTTTGGGAATAGGGGCGATTTTTGCCTATGTAGGTGGTGAAGTAACGGTGGGAAGTAATTTGATCAACTTCGCACGGCTGCCGGAAATTGCCGGATTGGACGAAGCAGAAGCCAGCCATTATTTGGCCCTTTTTTGGGGAGGAGCCATGGTAGGAAGGTTTTTTGGTGCTGTAGCATTAGCCGATTTCAAAAAGAACCTTAACCGGTTCTTGATCATTGGTGGCATCACGGCGATTTCGTACCTGACCATTCACTACGTGTATGGCGGGGAAATGGCGCTTTATGCACTGGCTTTTATCGCCTTGAATATTTTGGTGATCATCATTGGCCAATTTATCCCAAACCGTACCCTTTGGCTCTTTGGCATTACAGGAATCGCATTGCTGATCATTGGCATATTGACGGCTGGACAATTAGCCCTTTGGTCCATCGTAGCCCTGGGATTGTTCAACTCTATCATGTTCCCAACTATCTTCTCATTGGCGATCAAGGGCCTTGGGAAGTATACGGCGCAGGCCTCCTCATTGCTCGTGATGGCGATAGTAGGTGGCGCAATTGTGCCGCTATTGCAAGGGTTGATGGCTGATTTGACAGGAAGTGTCCAGCTATCCTTTATTGTGCCTTTGGCCTGTTATCTTTATATCGTATTTTATGGTGTGAAAGGGTATCGGGTAGAGGAGAGTTGA